Proteins from a genomic interval of Lolium perenne isolate Kyuss_39 chromosome 1, Kyuss_2.0, whole genome shotgun sequence:
- the LOC127307766 gene encoding uncharacterized protein — protein MACEPPPPPSKSPPAAPTTISALGDDLLREIFLRLPSLPTLVRAALACPAFLRAVRSSPAFRRRFRDLHSPPLLGLFLDFFDSDTPAFRPVRLRSDPDLTAAVRGADFLLTRLPDDEGFAPEWSIKDCHDGYVVLISYNRTDGLAVYNPLTRSLHLFPTPPDEICANMCTEYHVLSSEEDQGPFRVICVGSEDYGAQAAILSSETREWQIFPLVFAPNMRPVLQPLDEKYTPDNGKLVNGSIYWVAESLATARVLNTATMQFSRINLPHVKGQEALVAGETRDGKLCVICTVKLTLVVWLWGTDNDGLERWMLDKTFPLEQDIDGLRGSFMDDHVILKVIAIEDGFVYVSAYCEVDLKLPGWFLSFCLETEELNKLCPIIHDDMYPYIMAWPPSLVLDKTTALSS, from the exons ATGGCATGtgagccgccaccgccaccgtcgaaATCCCCACCAGCTGCTCCGACCACCATATCCGCCCTCGGCGACGACCTCCTTCGGGAGATATTCCTTCGCCTCCCCTCCCTCCCGACCCTCGTCCGCGCCGCCCTCGCCTGCCCCGCCTTCCTCCGCGCCGTCCGTTCATCCCCCGCCTTTCGCCGCCGCTTCCGCGACCTCCACTCGCCCCCACTCCTCGGCCTATTCCTCGACTTCTTCGACTCCGACACCCCTGCCTTCCGCCCCGTCCGCCTGCGCTCCGACCCGGACCTCACCGCGGCCGTCCGTGGCGCCGATTTCCTCCTCACCCGCCTTCCCGACGACGAAGGCTTCGCCCCCGAGTGGTCAATCAAGGACTGCCACGATGGGTACGTTGTTCTTATCAGCTATAACAGAACCGATGGCTTGGCCGTCTACAACCCCCTGACGCGTTCCCTACATCTCTTCCCCACGCCGCCCGACGAGATCTGCGCAAACATGTGCACCGAGTACCATGTCCTCTCCTCAGAAGAGGACCAAGGCCCGTTCCGCGTTATCTGCGTCGGCAGCGAAGACTACGGGGCGCAAGCCGCCATCCTCTCGTCAGAAACCAGAGAGTGGCAGATTTTCCCGTTGGTGTTCGCTCCAAACATGCGGCCTGTGTTGCAGCCTTTGGACGAGAAGTACACGCCCGACAACGGAAAGCTGGTGAATGGCTCCATCTACTGGGTAGCAGAGAGTCTAGCCACGGCGCGCGTGCTCAACACCGCTACGATGCAGTTCTCTCGGATCAATCTACCTCACGTGAAAGGGCAAGAAGCACTTGTTGCCGGTGAGACTAGGGATGGGAAGCTCTGTGTCATCTGCACTGTGAAACTCACCCTTGTTGTTTGGCTCTGGGGAACCGATAATGATGGTTTGGAGAGGTGGATGCTGGACAAGACATTTCCGCTGGAGCAGGACATTGATGGGCTCAGGGGCAGTTTCATGGATGATCATGTTATACTCAAGGTTATCGCGATTGAAGATGGATTTGTGTACGTGTCTGCATACTGTGAGGTGGATCTCAAGTTACCTGGCTGGTTCCTATCTTTCTGCCTGGAAACGGAGGAACTCAATAAGCTCTGTCCCATCATTCACGACGATATGTATCCCTACATCATGGCGTGGCCTCCTTCTTTGGTGCTCGACAAG ACAACCGCCTTATCCAGTTAA